A genomic stretch from Chryseobacterium sp. SNU WT5 includes:
- a CDS encoding glycine C-acetyltransferase codes for MISTKYLENLQNELQNIKNDGLYKTERIITSQQSAVIEANGKTLLNFCANNYLGLSNNKEVMKASQDMIESHGYGMSSVRFICGTQDIHKDLEAKISKFLGLEDTILYAACFDANGGVFEPLFTDQDAIISDELNHASIIDGVRLCKAARYRYKNNNMADLEEQLIEASKKDHRFKIIVTDGVFSMDGIVADLKGVCDLADKYDCLVMVDDSHATGFIGKTGRGTHEANEVMGRVDIITSTLGKALGGALGGFTSGKKEIIDMLRQRSRPYLFSNSLAPGIVGAAIKVLDMISDDTSLRDQVMQNAEYFRKEMKAKGFDIPDGDAAIVPVMLYDAPLAQKMAEHLMDEGIYVIGFFFPVVPKGKARIRVQLSAAHTKEQLDKAIAAFEKVGKDLGVI; via the coding sequence ATGATATCTACCAAATACCTGGAGAATTTACAGAACGAACTTCAAAATATTAAGAATGATGGCCTCTATAAAACAGAAAGAATTATCACTTCGCAGCAGTCTGCTGTCATTGAAGCAAATGGTAAAACACTTTTGAATTTCTGTGCCAATAATTATTTAGGTTTATCAAATAATAAAGAGGTGATGAAAGCTTCCCAAGACATGATTGAAAGTCATGGATACGGAATGTCTTCCGTACGTTTTATCTGTGGAACTCAGGATATTCATAAAGATTTGGAAGCTAAAATATCTAAATTCCTAGGTTTAGAGGATACTATTCTATACGCTGCCTGTTTTGATGCGAACGGTGGAGTTTTCGAACCATTGTTTACCGATCAGGATGCGATTATCTCCGATGAATTAAATCATGCTTCAATCATTGATGGAGTGCGTTTATGTAAGGCAGCACGATACCGTTACAAGAATAATAATATGGCCGATTTGGAAGAACAGCTCATTGAAGCTTCCAAAAAAGACCACCGATTTAAAATCATCGTTACAGATGGTGTATTCTCAATGGACGGGATTGTCGCAGACTTAAAAGGTGTTTGCGATTTGGCAGATAAATATGATTGTTTGGTAATGGTTGATGATTCGCACGCAACAGGATTTATTGGTAAAACGGGAAGAGGAACACATGAAGCCAATGAAGTAATGGGCAGAGTAGATATTATCACCTCCACTTTAGGAAAAGCTTTAGGAGGTGCGCTTGGAGGATTTACTTCTGGGAAGAAAGAAATTATTGATATGTTGAGACAACGTTCAAGACCTTATTTATTTTCGAATTCCTTAGCTCCTGGTATTGTGGGTGCAGCGATTAAAGTTTTGGATATGATTTCCGACGATACTTCTTTGAGAGATCAAGTGATGCAAAATGCAGAATATTTTAGAAAAGAAATGAAAGCCAAAGGTTTTGATATTCCAGACGGAGATGCAGCTATTGTTCCAGTCATGTTATACGATGCACCTCTCGCTCAAAAGATGGCAGAACACTTAATGGATGAAGGAATCTATGTAATCGGTTTTTTCTTCCCGGTAGTGCCAAAAGGAAAAGCAAGAATCAGAGTTCAGCTTTCTGCGGCGCATACTAAAGAACAGTTGGATAAAGCTATTGCAGCTTTTGAAAAAGTTGGGAAAGACTTAGGAGTAATTTAA
- the gldG gene encoding gliding motility-associated ABC transporter substrate-binding protein GldG, with protein sequence MNKKNSIYIILVLGLFLGVFGMFSKRFDLTQEKRYTLSESTIKVLESVKKPLMVDVYLEGDFPASFRQLQNETRFMLEEFRKVNSKIDYRFIDPIKTKMSKDTLAAMGLEPSILPDMKEGKISEIVIFPYATIKYNRHGTSVPLIINQTGIDASEQLNRSIENLEYNLVSNIKNSTQIRKKNIGVLINQDELRPQEFEGFMKIASENYNAGPVIPQNQTELTYADVPLLTKMDALVIAKPRKPFTENEKVIIDQYIMNGGKTLWMVDAVNAEMDTLFQSKKIMAYPQDLNLTDFFFNYGIRLNAGLVKDMQKSALIRIVSGEVAGNPQYSSFLWPYFPLGISENKNPITKNINPVKFEFPTSIDTLGRKNIKTNILFESSNRTTVKQVPNYVSLTEIVSADAPGELEQPTSPKIFAVSLEGKFNSAYVARSERKMYPQFKAQSANNRMIVIADGDVGRNQIYKGKALPLGEDLLTKQAYGNEQFLRNALDYLLDDSNLMELRNRNIEARLLDRQRIDDEKSNWQWFNLLFPLLIIGLLGGIFYWWRKKKFQ encoded by the coding sequence ATGAATAAAAAAAATAGTATTTATATTATTCTTGTCCTTGGATTATTTTTGGGTGTATTTGGGATGTTCTCCAAACGTTTTGATTTAACACAGGAGAAAAGATACACGCTATCCGAAAGTACGATCAAAGTTTTGGAATCTGTGAAGAAACCATTGATGGTCGACGTATATTTAGAGGGAGATTTCCCTGCCAGTTTCCGTCAGTTACAAAACGAAACAAGATTTATGCTGGAAGAGTTTCGAAAAGTAAATTCGAAAATTGATTACCGGTTTATTGATCCCATTAAAACAAAGATGTCAAAAGATACTTTGGCGGCCATGGGACTGGAACCTTCAATTTTACCTGACATGAAAGAAGGTAAAATATCTGAAATTGTTATTTTCCCCTATGCGACAATTAAATATAACCGCCACGGTACATCAGTTCCTTTAATCATCAACCAAACGGGAATAGACGCATCTGAACAACTGAATAGATCCATTGAAAACTTAGAATATAATTTGGTTTCAAATATCAAAAACAGCACTCAAATTCGTAAAAAAAACATCGGGGTTTTAATTAATCAAGATGAACTCCGTCCGCAGGAATTTGAAGGATTCATGAAAATAGCTTCCGAAAATTATAATGCAGGACCCGTAATTCCTCAAAACCAAACGGAATTAACTTATGCTGATGTTCCATTATTAACTAAAATGGATGCATTAGTCATCGCAAAACCAAGGAAACCTTTTACAGAGAATGAAAAGGTCATCATTGACCAATATATCATGAATGGAGGAAAAACGCTGTGGATGGTCGATGCAGTAAATGCGGAAATGGATACGCTTTTTCAGTCAAAAAAAATCATGGCCTACCCACAGGACTTAAATTTAACTGACTTCTTTTTCAATTACGGAATTCGTCTGAACGCTGGTTTGGTAAAGGATATGCAAAAAAGTGCGTTAATTAGAATTGTCTCGGGTGAAGTTGCCGGAAACCCGCAATACAGCAGTTTTCTGTGGCCTTATTTTCCTTTAGGGATTTCTGAAAATAAAAATCCAATTACTAAAAACATCAATCCTGTAAAATTCGAATTTCCAACTTCTATTGATACTTTAGGACGAAAAAACATTAAAACTAATATTTTGTTTGAGTCCAGTAACAGAACAACTGTGAAGCAAGTACCGAATTACGTTTCATTGACCGAAATTGTGAGTGCAGATGCGCCAGGTGAATTAGAACAACCTACTTCGCCTAAAATTTTTGCAGTTAGTTTAGAGGGGAAATTTAATTCTGCCTACGTTGCAAGAAGCGAACGAAAAATGTACCCTCAATTTAAGGCGCAAAGTGCAAACAACAGAATGATTGTTATTGCCGATGGTGATGTAGGTAGAAATCAAATCTATAAGGGCAAAGCATTACCATTGGGCGAAGATCTACTCACCAAACAAGCATACGGAAATGAACAATTTCTTAGAAATGCGCTGGATTACCTGCTGGATGATTCCAATTTAATGGAATTAAGGAACAGAAATATAGAAGCTCGATTACTTGACCGACAGAGAATTGATGATGAAAAAAGCAATTGGCAATGGTTTAATCTGTTATTTCCTCTTCTAATTATTGGTCTCTTAGGCGGAATTTTCTACTGGTGGCGAAAAAAGAAATTTCAGTAA
- the dacB gene encoding D-alanyl-D-alanine carboxypeptidase/D-alanyl-D-alanine-endopeptidase, producing the protein MINIKKILVSSAIAVSSFAFSQGTYVSSNYPQSYESQNSNKYSESSEKLLSAKELLDINLNAMVNDPVLRNANWGFVVYDPKTKKIISSYNEQASLIPASTTKLLTTETAMNLLGERFKWITQLEYSGNIDHDGNLEGNLYIVGSGDPSLGTNKAGAYSYREIVSDFVTAIAEKGIKKIKGDIIIQTGVFKANKSQRLPENIVWLENGNYYLPAGTTYEINPQNEKLIAKKSNPFSESKNYYYISPYVNQMVYADEFKGGYLTTKLPDAPSYLANTLRATMIKSGLPISGKVVTKLTEVQPEPREFITSYQSPALSEIIMYTNQHSDNALAEATLRMVGFQKYGDQTIEAGRNAVMNHLKTASFETDGLNYYDGSGLSRNNVVTPIAQAKFLSNLMQEKYFNSFFESLPIGGQTGTLKRMFNTTGYGQINAKTGTLNKVKTLAGYMKTNSGKTLVFSLLINNYAGSVDMVKARMERILEPALNL; encoded by the coding sequence ATGATTAACATCAAAAAAATATTGGTTTCGTCGGCAATTGCAGTTTCTTCTTTTGCATTTAGTCAAGGAACCTATGTATCTTCAAATTATCCTCAATCATACGAAAGCCAAAATTCAAATAAATATTCAGAGTCTTCCGAAAAATTACTCAGTGCCAAAGAGCTTTTAGATATTAATCTGAATGCAATGGTGAACGATCCTGTTCTTCGAAATGCAAATTGGGGTTTTGTAGTGTATGATCCGAAAACTAAGAAAATCATTAGTTCCTATAATGAACAGGCCTCACTGATTCCCGCTTCTACAACCAAATTGTTGACCACAGAAACCGCGATGAATCTTTTAGGAGAGCGCTTTAAGTGGATTACTCAACTCGAATATTCTGGCAACATCGACCATGACGGAAATCTAGAAGGTAATCTTTATATTGTTGGAAGTGGCGATCCCTCTTTGGGAACTAATAAAGCAGGAGCCTATTCTTATCGGGAAATTGTTTCTGATTTTGTAACTGCGATAGCAGAGAAAGGAATCAAAAAAATAAAAGGGGATATCATTATTCAAACGGGGGTATTTAAAGCAAATAAATCCCAGAGATTACCGGAGAATATTGTTTGGTTAGAAAATGGTAATTATTATCTGCCGGCAGGGACGACCTATGAAATTAATCCACAGAATGAAAAACTGATTGCAAAAAAATCAAATCCTTTTTCGGAAAGTAAAAATTATTATTACATTTCACCTTATGTGAACCAAATGGTGTACGCGGATGAATTTAAAGGAGGGTATCTGACCACAAAATTACCGGACGCACCTTCTTATTTAGCCAATACTTTGCGGGCAACGATGATTAAAAGTGGTTTGCCTATTTCAGGAAAGGTAGTAACTAAGTTAACTGAAGTTCAACCCGAACCCAGAGAGTTCATTACCTCTTATCAATCTCCGGCGTTATCAGAGATTATCATGTATACCAATCAGCATAGTGATAATGCTTTAGCAGAAGCAACCTTGAGAATGGTTGGATTTCAAAAATACGGAGACCAAACAATTGAGGCAGGTAGAAATGCGGTAATGAATCATCTAAAGACAGCGTCTTTCGAAACAGATGGTCTTAATTATTATGATGGTAGCGGATTATCTAGAAATAACGTGGTTACTCCCATAGCACAAGCAAAGTTTCTTTCGAACTTGATGCAGGAAAAATATTTTAATTCTTTTTTTGAAAGTTTACCAATTGGCGGACAGACAGGAACTTTAAAAAGAATGTTTAATACGACAGGTTATGGACAAATTAATGCAAAAACCGGAACTTTAAATAAAGTGAAAACTTTGGCTGGGTATATGAAAACCAATTCCGGGAAAACTTTAGTGTTTTCTTTATTGATTAATAATTATGCAGGTTCTGTTGATATGGTAAAAGCAAGAATGGAACGAATTCTCGAACCAGCATTAAATCTGTAG
- a CDS encoding M1 family aminopeptidase: MKKIYVLLMLSVLTQVFAQNEEAERKSMINNESRQYAKMIDFNVNPNTLNYDLKYQRLDLDLDPAQHFVSGTVTSHFIPNANLSRMYFDFSNVLVVSEVIYQGSKLSFEQLPSKELKIDFSSTLTAATLDSLSIKYSGSPDTSGSAGDAFTVSTQGGTPVLFTLSEPYGAQEWFPTKQSMNDKIDKVDIKITTPSQYNVASNGKLFSETILPGNKKLTFWQTNYPISAYLVALGITNYTKFNDTMGTPPFPFVNYVYPSTAANSATMATINWTKDIMDVFEQYFGAYPYRNEKYGHMQFGWGGGMEHSTMSSMGGFSKSLIAHELAHQWFGDKVTTGSWNDIWLNEGFSTFGAHLANEKLLMTNTQFMSFLSNEITLVTSNAGGSVYVSDANLGNTNAIFSSRLSYSKGGYVVRMLKWILGDAAFYQAVKEYHSRPNLAYSYVTTNDLKNSLLLSTGKDFTEFFNDWIYGEGYPTYQIKWNQTPDKILRFNIGQTQSHSSVNFYEMPLPIKVTGTNNEIAYLVLDHTTNNQVFAKPLTFNVASIQFNYENQILTKNANVVKDPSILSTGDVAKNTFKIYPNPVKEQLSVNGINKDEPFEIFSVDGKMVKSGLLSVKKSINVNSLPKGVYFLKITERNLKFIKE, encoded by the coding sequence ATGAAAAAAATTTATGTCTTGTTGATGCTGAGTGTCTTAACACAGGTATTCGCACAAAATGAAGAGGCAGAAAGAAAAAGTATGATCAATAATGAAAGTCGGCAATATGCAAAAATGATTGACTTCAATGTCAATCCCAATACTTTAAATTATGATCTTAAATACCAGAGATTAGATTTGGATTTAGATCCAGCTCAACATTTCGTGAGTGGAACAGTAACAAGTCATTTTATTCCAAACGCAAATCTATCCAGGATGTACTTTGATTTTTCCAATGTTCTTGTGGTTTCGGAGGTGATATATCAAGGATCCAAATTAAGTTTTGAGCAGTTACCATCCAAAGAACTTAAAATAGATTTCTCATCCACTCTTACTGCAGCTACGTTGGATTCTTTATCAATCAAATATTCGGGTTCGCCTGATACTTCTGGTAGTGCTGGTGATGCTTTTACGGTCTCTACACAAGGTGGGACACCAGTTTTATTTACTCTTTCCGAACCTTATGGTGCCCAGGAATGGTTTCCAACAAAGCAGAGTATGAATGATAAAATAGATAAAGTAGATATCAAGATTACCACGCCTTCTCAATATAACGTTGCTTCTAACGGTAAATTGTTTTCTGAAACGATATTACCGGGAAATAAAAAATTGACATTTTGGCAAACTAACTATCCAATTTCAGCTTATTTAGTTGCTTTGGGAATTACGAATTATACTAAATTTAATGATACGATGGGAACGCCACCTTTCCCATTTGTGAATTATGTGTATCCGTCTACGGCAGCCAACTCAGCAACGATGGCGACCATCAATTGGACGAAGGATATAATGGATGTCTTTGAGCAGTATTTTGGTGCTTACCCTTACAGAAATGAAAAATATGGGCACATGCAATTTGGCTGGGGTGGTGGAATGGAGCATTCTACAATGTCGTCCATGGGAGGATTTAGTAAATCGCTTATCGCTCATGAACTTGCCCATCAATGGTTTGGAGATAAGGTAACCACTGGATCGTGGAATGATATATGGCTCAATGAAGGTTTTTCAACTTTCGGAGCTCATCTTGCCAATGAAAAGTTATTGATGACTAATACCCAGTTTATGTCTTTCCTTTCAAATGAAATTACTCTTGTTACCAGCAATGCTGGGGGAAGCGTGTACGTTTCAGATGCTAATTTAGGAAATACAAATGCTATTTTTAGCAGCAGATTGTCTTATTCTAAAGGGGGTTATGTGGTACGAATGTTGAAATGGATTTTAGGTGATGCTGCTTTTTATCAAGCCGTAAAAGAGTATCATTCAAGACCAAATCTTGCATACAGTTATGTAACAACAAATGATTTAAAAAATTCTCTGTTATTGAGCACAGGAAAGGATTTTACCGAATTTTTTAATGATTGGATCTATGGTGAAGGATATCCAACTTACCAGATAAAATGGAACCAGACACCAGATAAAATTTTAAGATTTAACATAGGCCAAACCCAAAGTCATTCGTCGGTGAATTTCTATGAAATGCCATTGCCAATTAAGGTTACCGGAACCAATAACGAAATTGCTTATCTGGTTTTAGATCATACCACCAATAATCAGGTGTTCGCGAAACCACTGACTTTTAATGTGGCTTCGATTCAGTTTAATTATGAAAATCAAATTCTTACAAAAAATGCAAATGTTGTAAAAGATCCTTCTATCCTTTCGACTGGTGATGTTGCTAAGAATACTTTCAAAATTTACCCTAATCCAGTTAAAGAACAACTTTCTGTAAACGGAATAAATAAAGATGAACCTTTCGAAATTTTCAGTGTAGATGGAAAGATGGTAAAATCAGGACTTCTTTCAGTTAAAAAATCAATTAATGTGAACAGTCTTCCAAAAGGAGTTTACTTTTTGAAAATTACGGAGAGAAATTTGAAATTTATTAAAGAATAG
- a CDS encoding DUF4268 domain-containing protein, producing MFSKQEAQQIRKEFWIAFGKSFPRKWILYNTKIKDFSFKFNADPKKAEVSLDIEMTDELYRNAYFDKIWSLESILEEEIGAVQKDEFYTLDNGKVISRFWVTKENVSVYNKSTWSDIFAFFIEKMEGFERVFYEYEDFIKDV from the coding sequence ATGTTCAGTAAGCAGGAAGCACAGCAAATCAGAAAGGAATTCTGGATCGCGTTTGGAAAAAGCTTTCCTAGAAAGTGGATTTTATACAATACGAAAATCAAAGATTTCTCCTTTAAATTCAATGCTGATCCTAAAAAAGCGGAAGTTTCTCTAGATATAGAGATGACTGATGAACTTTATCGAAATGCTTATTTTGACAAAATCTGGTCTTTGGAATCTATTTTAGAAGAAGAGATTGGAGCAGTTCAGAAAGATGAATTTTATACTTTGGATAATGGAAAAGTGATTTCTAGATTTTGGGTAACCAAAGAAAATGTTTCCGTTTATAACAAAAGCACATGGTCAGATATATTTGCATTTTTTATAGAGAAAATGGAAGGCTTTGAAAGGGTGTTTTATGAATACGAAGATTTCATTAAAGATGTATAA